The window GACGGCAAATGCAATCCCCCTTAAACAGCTATGCTTATGCTTAATGATGTTCATCCCGGTTAATCCTTAAATATGACTCCGGGAATTTGTCCGACCCACGATTCCGGAAGTTCCTTACATTGAAATAATTCGGCTATGACCCTGGCAGTATTTGTATTGTTATTAGGGGCATCAAATCCATCAGAGTTATGAATACGGGGCCCTACAATGGCCCACGGCACATTCATTTCTACTTCGCTGACACCTCCGTGCCCATGACCTTTACCACCATGATCGGTAATCAGTAAAAAGTGTGTATCTTCAAAGATATTCTTTTCTTTCAAGGCATTTATAAGCTTCCCTATAGCGGTATCTGCTTCTTCGATTGATCTTATATACTCCGGAGACATCCATTTATATTTATGGCCGGCATGATCAGTATGCACTGAATACAAAAAGATGAAGGTAGGATCTTCTTTGTGTTCATCAGCAAAGCGCAACGCTTTATCATAATTTTCTATATAAGCATCATCCTCAAGAAAATTCACCTCATCTAAATAACGCCGGTTAATAGGATTAATCAAATTGCCCCAATTATAATAATAAGCAGTTTTTACTCCGGGAACCTGGTCTTTTAATATCTTAAATATAGAGGGATAGTATCCGTCTGCATCTGTTTCTATAGCCGGCAAATTATTTTTATCTATAGTCCATCCGTTGCTATCCACTCCATGTTGTTCCGGCCCTCCGGAGGTTAAATGACTTGTCCAGTTTGGCAAGGTAACCGAAGGCATAACGGTTCTGGTAGCGAATGAAACCATCCCTTTTCCGAAAAGCGCGTCCAGATTCGGATGACTGGCGGTCTTATATCCATCCACGCTGATTCCATCAAG of the Zhouia spongiae genome contains:
- a CDS encoding alkaline phosphatase family protein codes for the protein MVKIKNLFLVILLSGIFSCSTSKPANKQSDNKPVAKRVIVIGLDGISVDGYKTASHPNLDALFGKGMVSFATRTVMPSVTLPNWTSHLTSGGPEQHGVDSNGWTIDKNNLPAIETDADGYYPSIFKILKDQVPGVKTAYYYNWGNLINPINRRYLDEVNFLEDDAYIENYDKALRFADEHKEDPTFIFLYSVHTDHAGHKYKWMSPEYIRSIEEADTAIGKLINALKEKNIFEDTHFLLITDHGGKGHGHGGVSEVEMNVPWAIVGPRIHNSDGFDAPNNNTNTARVIAELFQCKELPESWVGQIPGVIFKD